Proteins encoded together in one Balaenoptera ricei isolate mBalRic1 chromosome 2, mBalRic1.hap2, whole genome shotgun sequence window:
- the TMCO5A gene encoding transmembrane and coiled-coil domain-containing protein 5A isoform X2 → MEEHKEDQLDHESEKVEILRLAQSKRNINSLNTDLERDMQRIDEANQDLLLKIHKKEDEIQRLENEITQTRDLAEDEEWEKENCTTMERERALQELEEETARLERKNETLVHSIAELERKLTRKSQKATKCEQGNLKGTPEESKVKLQQLEASCADQEKELAKVIEDYALVAQLCEDQALCIKKYQETLKKIEEELETRFLEREVSKVISMNSACKERNGQNNKDNSLQKKKTGFCKTIFQYFFFTTLFFIRLLGYLLFHISFINPDLFVNILPKILSRNILWKLRCFLFPSLMLETEDMLPH, encoded by the exons ATGGAAGAACACAAGGAAGATCAACTAGATCATGA GTCAGAGAAAGTGGAAATCTTAAGACTGGCCCAGTCAAAGAGGAACATTAACAGTTTGAATACGGACCTTGAAAGGGATATGCAGAGAATTGATGAAGCAAATCAGGACCTTCTTCTCAAAATCCACAAGAAAGAAGATGAGATTCAGAG GCTGGAAAATGAGATCACTCAGACCAGAGACCTGGCAGAGGATGAGGAGTGGGAGAAGGAgaactgcaccaccatggaaagGGAAAGAGCCTTGCAGGAGCTAGAAGAAGAAACAGCCAGACTG GAAAGGAAGAACGAGACTCTGGTCCACAGTATAGCAGAACTTGAAAGAAAG CTTACAAGGAAATCTCAAAAGGCAACTAAGTGTGAACAAGGCAATCTAAAGGGAACCCCAGAAGAGTCAAAG GTTAAGTTACAACAGCTGGAAGCCTCCTGTGCAGACCAAGAGAAGGAGCTGGCCAAG GTAATAGAAGACTATGCACTTGTGGCCCAGCTCTGTGAAGATCAGGCCCTCTGCATAAAG aAGTACCAGGAAACtttgaagaaaatagaagaagaacTAGAGACTCGGTTCCTCGAGAGAGAAGT GTCAAAAGTCATAAGCATGAACTCAGCATGCAAAGAGCGTAATGGCCAAAATAACAAG GATAACTCTctccaaaagaagaaaacagggtTCTGTAAAAC gatttttcaatatttctttttcaccACCCTGTTTTTCATCAGACTGCTGGGCTACTTGTTGTTCCACATAAGTTTTATAAATCCAGATCTCTTTGTCAATATACTGCCCAAGATACTGAGCAGGAACATCTTGTGGAAGCTAAGATgctttctctttccatctctcatGCTTGAGACAGAGGACATGTTACCCCACTGA
- the TMCO5A gene encoding transmembrane and coiled-coil domain-containing protein 5A isoform X1 → MEEHKEDQLDHESEKVEILRLAQSKRNINSLNTDLERDMQRIDEANQDLLLKIHKKEDEIQRLENEITQTRDLAEDEEWEKENCTTMERERALQELEEETARLERKNETLVHSIAELERKLTRKSQKATKCEQGNLKGTPEESKVKLQQLEASCADQEKELAKVIEDYALVAQLCEDQALCIKKYQETLKKIEEELETRFLEREVSKVISMNSACKERNGQNNKREGTLTEGALWFCKTIFQYFFFTTLFFIRLLGYLLFHISFINPDLFVNILPKILSRNILWKLRCFLFPSLMLETEDMLPH, encoded by the exons ATGGAAGAACACAAGGAAGATCAACTAGATCATGA GTCAGAGAAAGTGGAAATCTTAAGACTGGCCCAGTCAAAGAGGAACATTAACAGTTTGAATACGGACCTTGAAAGGGATATGCAGAGAATTGATGAAGCAAATCAGGACCTTCTTCTCAAAATCCACAAGAAAGAAGATGAGATTCAGAG GCTGGAAAATGAGATCACTCAGACCAGAGACCTGGCAGAGGATGAGGAGTGGGAGAAGGAgaactgcaccaccatggaaagGGAAAGAGCCTTGCAGGAGCTAGAAGAAGAAACAGCCAGACTG GAAAGGAAGAACGAGACTCTGGTCCACAGTATAGCAGAACTTGAAAGAAAG CTTACAAGGAAATCTCAAAAGGCAACTAAGTGTGAACAAGGCAATCTAAAGGGAACCCCAGAAGAGTCAAAG GTTAAGTTACAACAGCTGGAAGCCTCCTGTGCAGACCAAGAGAAGGAGCTGGCCAAG GTAATAGAAGACTATGCACTTGTGGCCCAGCTCTGTGAAGATCAGGCCCTCTGCATAAAG aAGTACCAGGAAACtttgaagaaaatagaagaagaacTAGAGACTCGGTTCCTCGAGAGAGAAGT GTCAAAAGTCATAAGCATGAACTCAGCATGCAAAGAGCGTAATGGCCAAAATAACAAG CGAGAAGGAACATTAACTGAGGGTGCACTCT ggtTCTGTAAAAC gatttttcaatatttctttttcaccACCCTGTTTTTCATCAGACTGCTGGGCTACTTGTTGTTCCACATAAGTTTTATAAATCCAGATCTCTTTGTCAATATACTGCCCAAGATACTGAGCAGGAACATCTTGTGGAAGCTAAGATgctttctctttccatctctcatGCTTGAGACAGAGGACATGTTACCCCACTGA